In Peromyscus maniculatus bairdii isolate BWxNUB_F1_BW_parent chromosome 21, HU_Pman_BW_mat_3.1, whole genome shotgun sequence, one DNA window encodes the following:
- the Ankrd66 gene encoding ankyrin repeat domain-containing protein 66 isoform X1, producing MHMEADSVIELSKISDMTKLHQAVAAGDCNSVKKILKKGLCDPNYKDVDWNDRTPLHWAAIRGQMEVIHLLIQYGARPCLVTDVGWTAAHFAAESGHLNVLKILHALHAAIDAADFFGDTPKRIAQIYGQKACVDFLEKAEPECRDHRQRGLLLDERDPDWDLKKRELEQSLPAPDRNTNKKSNKRIRGSTRLSHSKAWRV from the exons ATGCACATGGAAGCAG ATTCTGTCATAGAACTGTCCAAAATATCAGACATGACGAAGCTCCACCAGGCTGTAGCAGCAGGGGACTGCAATTCAGTGAAGAAGATTCTGAAGAAAGGTCTCTGTGACCCAAACTACAAGGACGTGGACTGGAATGACCGGACGCCTCTCCACTGGGCTGCAATCAGAG GGCAAATGGAAGTGATACATCTCCTGATACAATATGGAGCCAGACCCTGCTTGGTGACTGATGTGGGCTGGACCGCAGCTCACTTTGCAGCTGAGTCAGGCCATCTGAATGTACTCAAAATTCTCCACGCACTGCATGCTGCCATTGATGCTGCTGACTTCTTTGGAGATACACCCAAGAGGATCGCACAGATCTATGGGCAGAAAGCCTGTGTGGACTTTCTGGAGAA GGCAGAACCGGAATGCCGCGACCACCGCCAGAGAGGACTGTTGCTTGATGAGCGGGACCCAGACTGGGACCTCAAGAAAAGAGAGCTAGAGCAGTCTCTTCCCGCCCCAGACCGAAACACCAACAAAAAGAGTAATAAGAGAATCCGAGGTTCTACCAGGCTCAGCCATTCCAAGGCCTGGAGGGTATGA
- the Ankrd66 gene encoding ankyrin repeat domain-containing protein 66 isoform X2: MTKLHQAVAAGDCNSVKKILKKGLCDPNYKDVDWNDRTPLHWAAIRGQMEVIHLLIQYGARPCLVTDVGWTAAHFAAESGHLNVLKILHALHAAIDAADFFGDTPKRIAQIYGQKACVDFLEKAEPECRDHRQRGLLLDERDPDWDLKKRELEQSLPAPDRNTNKKSNKRIRGSTRLSHSKAWRV; the protein is encoded by the exons ATGACGAAGCTCCACCAGGCTGTAGCAGCAGGGGACTGCAATTCAGTGAAGAAGATTCTGAAGAAAGGTCTCTGTGACCCAAACTACAAGGACGTGGACTGGAATGACCGGACGCCTCTCCACTGGGCTGCAATCAGAG GGCAAATGGAAGTGATACATCTCCTGATACAATATGGAGCCAGACCCTGCTTGGTGACTGATGTGGGCTGGACCGCAGCTCACTTTGCAGCTGAGTCAGGCCATCTGAATGTACTCAAAATTCTCCACGCACTGCATGCTGCCATTGATGCTGCTGACTTCTTTGGAGATACACCCAAGAGGATCGCACAGATCTATGGGCAGAAAGCCTGTGTGGACTTTCTGGAGAA GGCAGAACCGGAATGCCGCGACCACCGCCAGAGAGGACTGTTGCTTGATGAGCGGGACCCAGACTGGGACCTCAAGAAAAGAGAGCTAGAGCAGTCTCTTCCCGCCCCAGACCGAAACACCAACAAAAAGAGTAATAAGAGAATCCGAGGTTCTACCAGGCTCAGCCATTCCAAGGCCTGGAGGGTATGA